In one window of Bifidobacterium sp. WK041_4_12 DNA:
- a CDS encoding DUF4190 domain-containing protein yields MSSSERNPDQMGPSRNAGPSEHYGIQASDSPTPQHGNVHHDQAQGSYPHRAVDQQSNGGSVQNRQPQYGAMASQYPGWNPYVYGGPEPSQQEKTGDDTSQGQQQHQGAWAGNPFAGSPQAVGGNDGLSGSNSPDARQQASPSSASSPYGNAGNVNRRHMYPTIDPNDPNQNPLYGRWDPYAVLSFVLALFFPFPFMPAIMGAISVYRTRFFHMKGKGLAIAAIVINLLYSALMVWMWFNHINANQLYQDIYDWIGSLAGTTGNSVSA; encoded by the coding sequence ATGAGCTCAAGTGAACGTAACCCAGATCAGATGGGTCCTTCAAGGAATGCAGGGCCGTCAGAGCATTATGGAATTCAAGCTTCTGACAGTCCAACGCCCCAGCATGGCAATGTTCACCATGATCAAGCGCAGGGTTCTTACCCTCACCGTGCAGTCGATCAGCAGTCGAATGGCGGCAGCGTTCAGAATAGGCAACCCCAATATGGTGCCATGGCCAGCCAGTATCCAGGGTGGAATCCCTATGTGTATGGCGGACCTGAACCGTCTCAGCAGGAGAAGACCGGTGATGACACGTCGCAGGGTCAGCAGCAGCATCAGGGGGCCTGGGCAGGAAATCCCTTTGCTGGCTCTCCGCAGGCCGTTGGCGGCAATGATGGACTGAGCGGCAGCAATTCTCCAGATGCACGTCAGCAAGCTTCGCCATCATCGGCATCTTCGCCATATGGCAATGCGGGAAACGTCAATAGACGTCACATGTATCCGACCATTGATCCCAATGATCCCAATCAAAATCCGCTGTATGGTCGCTGGGATCCGTATGCAGTGCTGTCCTTCGTGCTCGCGCTGTTCTTCCCCTTCCCATTCATGCCGGCAATCATGGGTGCGATTTCTGTCTATCGAACGCGATTCTTCCACATGAAGGGCAAGGGTCTTGCAATAGCGGCCATCGTCATCAACCTACTGTATTCGGCCTTGATGGTGTGGATGTGGTTCAACCATATCAATGCGAACCAGCTCTATCAGGATATCTATGACTGGATCGGCAGTCTAGCGGGGACGACAGGAAACTCCGTTTCTGCATAA
- the pheT gene encoding phenylalanine--tRNA ligase subunit beta — translation MPMVDIDWLAEHVKLPADLSYEQLAKDLVRVGLEEEMIHKTTIVGPIVVGYVVSAQAEKQKNGKTINWCKVDVGDEYNDRDEDGKPQPRGIVCGAPNMAAGEKVVVTLPGAVLPGDFKIEPRKTYGHISDGMCASERELGLSEEHQGILLLRNYGFTKEQYDALQPGDDVMHLLHLDNPILEINITPDRGYAFSYRGVAREYHNSTGARFTDPVLELNKELPKPSLTMPDTSQEHASEVAVEIEDSNPIHDVVGCDRYYARTIHGYDAAQSHTPHVIRRRLVRAGMRSISLAVDVTNYVMMDLGQPLHAYDLDKISMPIVVRRAQQGESLVTLDGKQRELNPEDLVITDSPEGNRASRILGLAGVMGGQYGEVTEDTKNILIESAHFDPITIARSARRHKLPSEASRRFERGVDTMLQPAAAQLAVDMLVHYGQGEASSAVTDVDNTKAPKPIHFKAREVARLAGLNCDLNEISSRLQDIGCRLGGGGNGEFLVAPPTWRPDLTEACDLVEEIARLVGYDKIPVKVPSAPVIGRSGLTPQQLRRRWIADTLAEYGLVETLSYPFVGEEDFKAFSVDAEQIEPLSVELQNPLAGDRPYLRRELLMTLALTAQRNIRRGMHDVSVYELGSVFLWNPKAPAIPALPGAVKPSDDQLKALDAGLPLQPLHVAGILTGHAEHSGWLGENRAVDWTDAVEVVRRISDRIGAHLRLHQPQPADVEASWHPGRTAQVVLPDGSVIGTVGEFHPHVNEALDFPEHTAAFELNLTDLFEAVDSKPVQAKPISAFPPVRQDLAFTVPKAVTADQLTDCIRQSAGSDLESIELFDVYTGDQVEENEKSLAFSVTFRSADKTLTSQDSEQIRKHIVDAAKDLGAVLRA, via the coding sequence ATGCCAATGGTTGATATTGATTGGCTTGCGGAGCATGTGAAGCTACCGGCCGATCTTTCGTATGAACAGCTTGCCAAGGACCTCGTTCGCGTTGGACTTGAAGAGGAAATGATTCATAAGACGACGATTGTCGGACCAATCGTCGTTGGCTATGTCGTTTCTGCCCAAGCTGAAAAGCAGAAGAATGGCAAGACCATCAACTGGTGCAAGGTTGATGTCGGTGATGAATATAACGACAGAGACGAAGACGGAAAGCCACAACCACGCGGCATTGTCTGCGGCGCACCGAACATGGCTGCAGGCGAGAAGGTAGTCGTGACGCTTCCCGGAGCCGTGCTTCCCGGCGACTTCAAGATAGAGCCACGCAAGACCTATGGTCACATTTCTGACGGCATGTGCGCATCCGAACGTGAGCTGGGCCTGAGCGAGGAACATCAAGGCATTCTGCTGCTTCGCAACTATGGCTTCACCAAGGAACAGTATGATGCCTTGCAGCCTGGCGACGATGTCATGCACCTGCTTCATCTCGACAATCCGATTCTTGAGATCAACATCACCCCTGATCGCGGCTATGCGTTCTCCTATCGCGGCGTTGCTCGCGAATATCACAATTCCACGGGTGCCAGATTCACCGATCCGGTGCTTGAACTGAACAAGGAACTGCCCAAGCCATCGCTGACGATGCCTGATACGTCTCAGGAACATGCATCGGAGGTTGCGGTCGAGATTGAAGACAGCAACCCGATCCATGATGTGGTGGGTTGCGATCGCTACTATGCGCGCACCATACACGGTTACGACGCTGCACAGTCCCATACGCCTCATGTGATTCGCAGGCGCTTGGTACGCGCAGGCATGAGAAGCATCTCGCTGGCAGTGGATGTGACGAATTATGTCATGATGGATCTGGGCCAGCCTTTGCACGCCTACGATCTTGACAAGATTTCGATGCCCATAGTCGTTCGCCGCGCCCAGCAGGGCGAGAGCCTGGTGACGCTTGACGGCAAGCAGCGCGAGCTGAATCCCGAAGATCTGGTAATCACCGATTCTCCCGAAGGCAATCGTGCCTCGCGCATACTGGGACTTGCCGGTGTCATGGGCGGTCAATATGGCGAAGTGACGGAAGACACCAAGAACATTCTGATTGAATCAGCACATTTCGATCCGATTACGATTGCGCGCTCCGCACGCCGCCACAAGCTTCCCTCCGAGGCTTCCAGACGCTTCGAACGCGGTGTCGATACGATGTTGCAGCCTGCAGCGGCTCAGTTGGCCGTTGACATGCTTGTTCACTATGGTCAGGGTGAGGCCAGTTCGGCCGTAACCGATGTGGACAACACGAAGGCTCCGAAGCCAATTCATTTCAAGGCTAGAGAAGTCGCGCGCCTGGCGGGTCTTAACTGCGATCTGAACGAGATTTCCTCCAGACTTCAGGACATTGGCTGCCGTCTGGGTGGCGGTGGCAATGGTGAATTCCTTGTTGCCCCTCCGACATGGCGTCCAGACCTCACCGAAGCCTGCGATCTGGTCGAAGAGATCGCACGACTTGTCGGATATGACAAAATTCCCGTGAAGGTCCCCTCTGCACCTGTGATTGGCAGGAGCGGGCTTACTCCTCAGCAGCTGCGCCGGCGCTGGATCGCTGATACGCTTGCCGAATATGGGTTAGTCGAAACGCTGAGCTACCCATTCGTCGGCGAGGAAGATTTCAAGGCGTTTTCGGTCGATGCCGAGCAGATAGAGCCGCTGAGCGTTGAGTTGCAGAATCCTCTGGCTGGTGATCGACCGTATCTTCGCAGAGAACTGCTCATGACCCTGGCCCTGACTGCTCAGCGCAACATTCGTCGCGGCATGCACGATGTGAGCGTCTATGAGCTTGGATCGGTGTTCCTGTGGAATCCCAAGGCTCCAGCCATTCCAGCGCTTCCCGGAGCTGTCAAGCCCAGCGATGATCAGTTGAAGGCGCTTGATGCTGGATTGCCGCTGCAACCGCTGCATGTTGCAGGCATTCTCACTGGTCATGCCGAGCATTCCGGCTGGCTGGGCGAGAATCGTGCCGTGGATTGGACCGATGCGGTCGAGGTCGTGCGTCGCATTTCCGATCGCATCGGTGCACATCTCAGACTTCATCAGCCGCAGCCTGCAGACGTCGAAGCTTCCTGGCATCCAGGACGGACGGCTCAGGTGGTGTTGCCTGACGGGTCTGTTATCGGTACTGTCGGGGAGTTCCATCCGCATGTGAATGAGGCGCTGGACTTTCCCGAGCATACGGCTGCATTCGAACTCAATCTGACCGATCTGTTCGAAGCGGTTGACAGCAAGCCCGTTCAAGCCAAGCCGATTTCAGCCTTCCCTCCAGTGCGTCAGGATTTGGCGTTCACGGTGCCCAAGGCCGTTACCGCTGACCAGCTCACCGACTGCATTCGCCAGTCAGCCGGGAGCGACCTCGAATCCATCGAACTCTTCGATGTCTATACGGGGGATCAGGTCGAAGAGAATGAAAAGTCACTTGCCTTCTCAGTAACCTTCAGATCGGCTGACAAGACCTTGACCTCGCAGGACAGCGAGCAGATCCGAAAGCATATCGTCGATGCGGCAAAGGATTTGGGAGCTGTGCTGAGAGCTTGA
- the pheS gene encoding phenylalanine--tRNA ligase subunit alpha — protein sequence MADVATFDADEIKAQVAEGISKIQEASSTAELSKLRTQYAGADSAMTLGSKSIKSLPADQKKDAGKLMGKLRADFGRAFSNRMETLAAQEEGDKLARQAVDMTLPVRRDPIGARHPLAKLLEDVEDFFVSMGWQIAQGPEVEAEWYDFDALNFGPDHPARQMQDTFYIKGNQAKDAAGFVGSNMVMRTHTSPVQARSLLSRGVPLYVACPGCVFRTDELDATHTPVFHQCEAIAIDKNLTMADLKGVLDKLAVAMFGKDARTRLRPSYFPFTEPSAEMDLWFPDKKGGPGWIEWGGCGMVNPNVLKSAGIDPDVYAGFAFGMGMERTLLLRHDINDMHDLVEGDVRFSRQFVMGE from the coding sequence TTGGCAGACGTTGCAACGTTCGACGCTGACGAAATCAAGGCACAGGTTGCCGAGGGAATCAGCAAAATTCAGGAAGCCTCAAGTACAGCAGAGCTGAGCAAGCTCAGAACACAATATGCAGGCGCAGATTCTGCGATGACGTTGGGGAGCAAATCAATCAAGTCGCTTCCGGCAGATCAGAAAAAAGATGCCGGAAAGCTTATGGGGAAGTTGCGCGCGGACTTCGGACGAGCATTTTCCAATCGCATGGAAACGCTTGCGGCACAAGAAGAAGGCGACAAACTCGCACGCCAGGCAGTCGACATGACCTTGCCAGTTCGACGCGATCCGATAGGCGCTCGACACCCTCTTGCGAAACTGTTGGAAGATGTCGAGGATTTCTTCGTGTCCATGGGATGGCAGATTGCACAGGGGCCAGAGGTAGAAGCGGAATGGTATGACTTCGATGCGCTGAACTTCGGGCCGGATCATCCTGCCCGCCAAATGCAGGATACCTTCTACATCAAAGGTAACCAGGCCAAGGATGCAGCGGGGTTTGTCGGGTCGAACATGGTCATGCGCACCCACACTTCACCCGTGCAGGCTCGTTCTCTGCTGAGCAGGGGTGTCCCACTCTACGTTGCGTGCCCGGGCTGTGTGTTCAGAACTGACGAGCTCGATGCCACGCACACACCAGTGTTCCACCAGTGCGAAGCGATAGCGATTGACAAGAATCTTACGATGGCCGATCTGAAGGGCGTGCTCGACAAGCTTGCGGTCGCCATGTTCGGCAAGGATGCCCGTACACGTCTGCGTCCGTCGTATTTCCCGTTCACTGAGCCGAGTGCAGAGATGGATCTTTGGTTCCCTGACAAGAAGGGTGGCCCCGGCTGGATTGAATGGGGAGGCTGCGGCATGGTCAATCCGAATGTGTTGAAGTCCGCGGGCATCGACCCGGATGTGTATGCAGGTTTCGCCTTCGGCATGGGCATGGAACGAACGCTATTGCTGCGTCACGATATCAATGACATGCACGACCTCGTAGAGGGCGATGTGCGTTTCAGCCGTCAATTCGTTATGGGAGAGTGA
- a CDS encoding TrmH family RNA methyltransferase, with amino-acid sequence MHVSNEIMDNPHADRVKRIAQLAQSRARKKSGLFLVEGPQSVRELVTYRPEIIKDIYVQTALNYDDVREDGNAVARLHDSSAVIARILDHPRMRDIYVHYVSDAVMKQISDDAQGIVAVAEAGAMIHVIEELLNASESQKPTTLAAFWQIRDPGNAGTVIRAADAAGCSAVVFVDDCVDALNTKVIRSTAGSLFHIPVIRMSADDFFTSMHKADIPVIAADVHGVEERESESLQEVVRDPLLTKGSHATLFGNEARGLPAEILRKSSRIVYIPMYGKAESLNLATSAAIMLHTLAMSSHVGTI; translated from the coding sequence ATGCATGTTTCGAATGAGATTATGGACAATCCTCACGCTGATCGCGTGAAGCGCATCGCACAGCTCGCGCAATCGAGAGCCAGAAAGAAATCCGGCCTGTTTCTCGTTGAAGGACCACAATCGGTCAGAGAGCTGGTGACATACCGTCCGGAGATTATCAAGGACATCTACGTGCAAACTGCGCTGAATTACGACGATGTGCGTGAGGATGGCAACGCGGTTGCCAGACTGCATGACTCAAGTGCAGTGATTGCAAGGATTCTCGACCATCCCCGTATGAGAGACATCTATGTGCACTATGTCAGCGATGCCGTGATGAAGCAGATCAGCGATGATGCTCAGGGCATCGTTGCCGTGGCAGAGGCCGGTGCCATGATCCATGTGATAGAAGAGCTTCTCAACGCTTCAGAGTCGCAGAAGCCAACGACGCTGGCGGCATTCTGGCAGATACGCGACCCAGGCAATGCCGGCACCGTTATCCGAGCTGCAGATGCCGCAGGATGCTCTGCCGTCGTGTTCGTCGATGATTGCGTCGATGCGCTCAACACCAAGGTCATCCGTTCGACAGCGGGTTCCCTCTTCCATATTCCTGTGATTCGCATGAGCGCAGACGATTTCTTCACTTCGATGCACAAAGCAGACATTCCAGTCATCGCAGCCGATGTGCATGGGGTTGAGGAGCGCGAGTCCGAATCCTTGCAGGAGGTGGTGCGCGATCCGTTGCTCACCAAGGGTTCTCATGCGACTCTTTTCGGAAACGAAGCTCGTGGATTGCCTGCTGAGATTCTTCGCAAGAGCAGCAGAATCGTATATATTCCCATGTACGGAAAAGCTGAATCATTGAATCTGGCCACAAGTGCTGCAATCATGCTGCACACCCTTGCGATGTCGAGTCATGTTGGAACAATATGA
- a CDS encoding FtsX-like permease family protein, translated as MFVFKNAWKSVVRNKGRNILIAIIVAIIAAAATIGLSIRQAADSARTTGLENTSVTAQISVNREKLIAAAQSSGSNSTRPDFSAIRTALTSKSLSLADYETYAKASTVPTSTYYTETSSVSKTDSFQPVSTTDTSSSSSSGSSSSTNSTQQGGTERDRGGMGGGFGAEETQTGDFKLVGFSSDTAVKHATNGTFTMTSGKVFGYTSASNNDVIISKPLADFNKVAVGDTISVTNPYDTAKTISLKVVGIYKNSTDTTSTNNGPQQSNSSDPSNAIYTSVSTLKALGLDTSSQVTTTDSSGTSTKSSAAQLSFSYVLGSKNDYTTFTKDVKKAGLSSDYTVSSADVEEYESSLLPLNNLAKFALTLLIVVLAVGGVVLIVLSLFNVRERKYEVGVLTAMGVKKAKVATQFAIELLIVTMIGLGLGAAAGAAASVPVSNQLLASQVSQQESQTASQEAQFGRGVNAGAPGSSTTGRSNSANGSGTGTSGRAAAPAQGTGNPFRTRAVNYISSINTTVSISVVGQLLLIGLGLTLISALVGVIFVMRYEPLQILADRS; from the coding sequence ATGTTCGTGTTCAAAAACGCATGGAAAAGCGTTGTGCGGAACAAAGGCCGCAATATTCTCATCGCGATAATCGTCGCAATCATCGCAGCAGCCGCGACCATCGGGCTGTCCATTCGTCAGGCCGCTGACTCGGCAAGAACCACCGGTCTGGAAAACACCTCGGTCACCGCGCAGATCAGTGTCAACAGAGAAAAACTCATTGCAGCGGCACAGTCAAGCGGCAGCAATTCCACCAGACCAGACTTCTCGGCAATCCGTACCGCACTGACCAGCAAATCGCTGTCCTTGGCCGATTACGAAACATATGCCAAGGCTTCAACGGTACCAACCTCAACCTATTACACAGAAACATCATCGGTTTCCAAGACCGATTCCTTCCAGCCCGTTTCCACGACTGACACTTCCTCTTCCTCCAGTTCAGGCAGCTCATCGTCAACAAACAGCACGCAACAAGGCGGCACGGAACGAGACCGAGGAGGAATGGGTGGCGGCTTCGGAGCTGAGGAGACACAAACCGGAGACTTCAAGCTCGTCGGCTTCTCCTCCGACACCGCGGTGAAGCACGCCACGAATGGCACCTTCACCATGACCTCAGGCAAGGTGTTCGGCTATACGAGCGCCTCGAACAATGACGTGATCATCAGCAAGCCACTTGCAGACTTCAACAAGGTTGCGGTTGGCGACACCATTTCCGTCACGAATCCGTATGACACAGCCAAGACGATTTCCTTGAAGGTCGTCGGCATCTATAAGAATTCAACCGACACCACAAGCACCAACAATGGTCCGCAGCAGTCGAACTCGTCTGACCCGTCCAACGCCATCTACACTTCAGTATCGACGCTGAAAGCCCTTGGACTCGACACTTCAAGCCAAGTCACGACAACCGATTCATCGGGAACCTCCACCAAGTCCTCAGCTGCACAGCTCAGCTTCTCCTACGTGCTCGGCAGCAAAAATGACTACACCACCTTCACCAAGGATGTGAAAAAGGCAGGCCTCTCCTCCGACTACACCGTATCTTCTGCCGACGTGGAAGAGTATGAGTCGAGCCTGCTGCCATTGAATAACCTGGCCAAGTTTGCGCTGACATTGCTGATTGTAGTGCTGGCAGTAGGCGGCGTGGTACTCATCGTGCTCAGCCTGTTCAACGTCCGCGAGCGCAAATACGAAGTTGGTGTTCTTACCGCGATGGGCGTGAAGAAGGCAAAGGTTGCCACTCAGTTTGCCATCGAGCTGCTGATTGTCACGATGATCGGTCTCGGCTTGGGCGCTGCGGCAGGAGCAGCCGCATCGGTGCCAGTTTCGAATCAGCTGCTCGCCAGCCAGGTTTCGCAGCAGGAATCTCAAACCGCATCGCAAGAGGCTCAGTTCGGACGCGGGGTTAATGCCGGAGCTCCTGGATCCTCCACAACAGGTCGCTCGAATTCAGCGAACGGTTCAGGTACAGGAACGAGTGGCAGAGCTGCAGCTCCAGCACAGGGTACAGGCAATCCGTTCAGAACTCGCGCCGTGAACTACATATCGTCCATCAACACGACGGTAAGCATTTCAGTGGTGGGCCAGCTTTTGCTTATCGGGCTTGGATTAACGCTGATATCCGCTCTGGTTGGCGTCATATTCGTCATGAGATACGAACCTCTGCAGATACTTGCCGACCGATCGTAG
- a CDS encoding ABC transporter ATP-binding protein translates to MNTTQRFDEAEPSSSDHSPVNQDKHAQNPGLNDALVSRPASDAVTSATGPAILELVDVSYAYSKGGKQILHNLSHAFKPGLVYAITGPSGAGKTTLLSLISGLTSPTGGKVLYQGKDLGKQDRYDFRSHDIGVIFQSFNLLPALTVTENIVLSMDASGKKFNKPKQEIALDLLEAVHLPKEYANERILHLSGGEQQRVAIARALSYDPKIIVADEPTGNLDLGTQRDIMDIFARLAHENDKCVIIVTHSPEVAQESDEVFPLAPLRRNKPTSALRPAASGRH, encoded by the coding sequence ATGAATACAACACAGCGGTTCGATGAAGCAGAGCCATCATCGAGCGATCACTCCCCCGTCAATCAAGATAAGCATGCACAGAACCCCGGTCTCAACGATGCCTTGGTGTCACGTCCCGCAAGCGATGCCGTCACGTCTGCTACGGGTCCGGCGATTTTGGAACTGGTCGATGTCTCATATGCATACAGCAAGGGTGGCAAGCAGATTCTGCATAATCTTTCGCATGCATTCAAGCCAGGCTTGGTGTACGCAATCACTGGTCCTTCCGGCGCGGGTAAGACGACACTGCTCTCCCTGATTTCAGGCCTGACGTCGCCAACGGGCGGCAAGGTGCTCTATCAGGGCAAGGACCTCGGCAAGCAGGACCGCTATGACTTCAGAAGTCACGACATTGGAGTCATCTTCCAGAGCTTCAATCTGCTCCCCGCTCTGACGGTGACCGAGAATATCGTGCTCTCGATGGATGCCTCGGGTAAGAAGTTCAACAAGCCCAAGCAAGAGATAGCTCTTGACCTTCTTGAAGCGGTACACCTGCCCAAGGAATATGCGAATGAGAGAATTCTGCATCTCTCCGGTGGCGAGCAACAGCGTGTCGCCATCGCACGCGCCTTGAGCTACGACCCGAAGATCATCGTCGCTGACGAGCCGACCGGCAACCTTGATCTGGGAACGCAGCGCGATATCATGGACATCTTTGCCAGACTGGCTCACGAGAATGATAAATGTGTGATTATCGTCACGCACAGTCCTGAAGTCGCGCAGGAATCCGATGAAGTCTTCCCATTGGCTCCCTTACGCAGAAACAAGCCGACAAGCGCGCTTCGCCCGGCAGCATCTGGCCGCCACTAG
- a CDS encoding superoxide dismutase — MPIYTLPDLPYDYSALEPYISGKIMELHHDKHHKAYVDGANTALEQIHDAADSGDVKNSNLLEKNLAFNLAGHKNHTIFWKNMAPSNGQEPEGELKAAIEDQFGSFEGFKTYFTSMTAGIQGSGWAVLAWDALGERLITLQLYDHQGNLPVTVFPLLLLDLWEHAYYLDYLNVRADYVKAWWNIVNWEDATKRFDEVRNINTTLAK, encoded by the coding sequence ATGCCTATCTATACTTTGCCGGATTTACCCTATGATTACTCGGCGTTGGAGCCGTATATCTCAGGAAAAATCATGGAACTTCATCATGACAAGCATCACAAGGCCTATGTCGATGGTGCGAACACGGCTTTGGAGCAAATCCATGATGCGGCGGATTCTGGAGATGTCAAGAACTCAAATCTGCTTGAGAAAAACCTCGCGTTCAACCTTGCAGGGCACAAGAACCACACCATCTTCTGGAAGAATATGGCCCCTTCCAACGGTCAGGAACCAGAGGGCGAGTTGAAGGCTGCCATCGAAGACCAGTTCGGCTCATTCGAGGGGTTCAAGACGTATTTCACCTCCATGACTGCGGGCATTCAGGGTTCCGGCTGGGCAGTTCTCGCATGGGATGCACTCGGCGAACGCCTGATTACGCTGCAGCTCTATGATCACCAGGGCAACTTGCCTGTTACCGTATTCCCATTGCTGCTTCTGGATCTGTGGGAGCACGCCTATTACCTTGATTATCTCAACGTTCGTGCCGACTATGTCAAGGCATGGTGGAACATCGTGAACTGGGAGGATGCCACCAAGCGTTTCGACGAGGTTCGCAACATCAACACCACGCTCGCGAAGTAA